In a genomic window of Streptomyces pristinaespiralis:
- a CDS encoding helix-hairpin-helix domain-containing protein has translation MLGVEGSDAGDVSEDNEASTLGASRADAGDAAAGASAADVSGAAGADTNAGADADVDEDVTASAGAGAQDAAEADAHGHGGDGEEAAGAGNSGAQQAAGSDVAADGDGRETTETDAADASGAAGADTNAGADGDGGEDVTASAGAGAQDAAGAGGDGGAVSETEAEIAAQRELRARIEQRKAEKERPIESGAKLSGKAADLLAAVRAVESGEKSGTAYFDSSPPEPRRAAPVAAPPVRARVAEPATTVPAEALDGARAVLAKGGAPEALAPQVAELLGESAGEALAEDPWRLLSVPGVRPEQADGFARALLGAEATPGDERRTSALVTWVLERAALQGHTALEAAALRAALAERTVPDPEEAVQQAVADGTVLVFQEGVEEDGSVTVLLGLDRYAMAEESLADGLARLVRTGPSDVWEGGELVRAAGAHGLVVHTGGEAARAEPVELAESARAMGLRTAVAVHGENGVRRLGPDAGAVTVADLLSGAAGPGRDEDGAFALDLLVVLDAPQLDVETAAMLVESMPDGSRLVLGGDPGVLGGAGAGRVFADVLAARVCPQVASRRPDPGPIGELVSGIGVGELNQVEAPGKEVVIVPVRDAGEAVHRTVQLVADSVPRAIGVPTEQTQVITVGHGGSAGTRALNAALKQRLNPGAGRFAGFDPGDRVAYAHSLGRTVLGTVVNAGPDGLHVDCEGTRTVVPRERVESALRHGWALTAHQAAAMRWPAVVVVLPGDAAQALSRPWVYTAFGRAERHLSVVHGVDQALPRAVAEQAGAERTTRLRTLLEGLLAEPAPQPPAPGGAE, from the coding sequence ATGCTCGGCGTGGAGGGGTCCGACGCCGGTGACGTGTCGGAGGACAACGAGGCGAGCACCCTGGGTGCGAGCCGCGCCGACGCCGGCGACGCGGCGGCCGGGGCGAGCGCCGCCGACGTCTCCGGAGCCGCCGGGGCGGACACGAACGCAGGCGCGGACGCGGACGTCGACGAAGACGTGACCGCGTCGGCCGGCGCGGGCGCCCAGGACGCCGCCGAGGCGGACGCGCACGGCCACGGCGGCGACGGCGAAGAGGCCGCCGGGGCCGGCAACTCAGGCGCCCAGCAAGCCGCCGGGTCGGATGTCGCCGCGGACGGCGACGGCCGAGAGACAACCGAGACCGATGCCGCCGACGCCTCCGGAGCCGCCGGGGCGGACACGAACGCAGGCGCGGACGGTGACGGCGGCGAAGACGTGACCGCGTCGGCCGGCGCAGGCGCCCAGGACGCCGCCGGGGCGGGCGGCGACGGGGGCGCGGTGAGTGAGACCGAGGCCGAGATCGCCGCGCAGCGGGAGCTTCGGGCGCGGATCGAGCAGCGCAAGGCGGAGAAGGAAAGGCCCATCGAGAGCGGGGCCAAGCTGAGCGGTAAGGCCGCGGACCTGCTCGCCGCCGTGCGGGCCGTGGAGAGCGGCGAGAAGTCGGGCACCGCCTACTTCGACTCGTCCCCGCCCGAGCCGCGGCGCGCCGCTCCCGTCGCCGCACCGCCGGTCCGGGCCCGGGTGGCCGAGCCGGCCACGACCGTCCCCGCGGAGGCCCTCGACGGCGCGCGGGCCGTACTGGCCAAGGGCGGAGCGCCCGAGGCGCTCGCGCCGCAGGTGGCCGAGCTGCTCGGGGAGTCGGCGGGCGAAGCGCTCGCGGAGGACCCCTGGCGGCTGCTTTCTGTGCCGGGCGTGCGGCCTGAGCAGGCCGATGGTTTCGCGCGGGCACTGCTCGGCGCGGAGGCGACCCCGGGCGACGAGCGCCGGACGTCGGCCCTCGTCACCTGGGTGCTGGAGCGTGCCGCGCTCCAAGGACACACCGCCCTCGAAGCCGCGGCCCTGCGCGCCGCGCTCGCCGAGCGGACGGTGCCGGATCCGGAGGAGGCCGTGCAGCAAGCGGTCGCGGACGGCACGGTGCTGGTGTTCCAGGAGGGCGTGGAGGAAGACGGATCCGTCACGGTCCTGCTCGGGCTCGACCGGTACGCGATGGCGGAGGAGAGCCTCGCGGACGGCCTGGCGAGGCTGGTCAGGACCGGGCCTTCCGACGTCTGGGAGGGCGGCGAACTCGTGCGGGCCGCGGGCGCGCACGGTCTGGTCGTCCACACCGGCGGCGAGGCGGCCAGGGCGGAGCCGGTGGAGCTCGCGGAGAGCGCCCGGGCCATGGGCCTGCGGACGGCCGTGGCGGTGCACGGGGAGAACGGGGTGCGCCGGCTCGGTCCGGACGCCGGCGCGGTCACCGTCGCCGACCTGCTCTCGGGCGCGGCAGGTCCCGGCCGCGACGAGGACGGCGCTTTCGCGCTCGATCTGCTCGTCGTGCTGGACGCCCCGCAGCTCGACGTGGAGACCGCGGCCATGCTGGTGGAGTCCATGCCCGACGGCAGCAGGCTGGTGCTCGGCGGCGACCCCGGGGTGCTGGGCGGCGCGGGCGCGGGCCGGGTGTTCGCGGACGTCCTCGCCGCGCGGGTGTGTCCGCAGGTCGCGTCCCGCAGGCCCGACCCCGGCCCGATCGGGGAACTGGTCTCGGGCATCGGCGTCGGAGAGCTGAACCAGGTGGAGGCCCCCGGCAAGGAGGTCGTGATCGTCCCGGTGCGGGACGCCGGCGAGGCGGTGCACCGTACGGTCCAGCTGGTCGCGGACTCCGTCCCACGGGCCATCGGGGTTCCGACGGAGCAGACCCAGGTGATCACCGTCGGCCACGGCGGCTCCGCGGGCACCCGCGCCCTCAACGCGGCGCTGAAGCAGCGCCTGAACCCGGGAGCCGGCCGCTTCGCCGGCTTCGACCCGGGCGACCGGGTCGCCTACGCGCACTCGCTCGGCCGGACGGTCCTCGGCACGGTCGTGAATGCCGGCCCCGACGGCCTGCACGTCGACTGCGAGGGCACGAGGACGGTCGTGCCGAGGGAGCGCGTCGAATCGGCGCTGCGCCATGGCTGGGCGCTCACCGCGCACCAGGCGGCGGCCATGCGGTGGCCGGCGGTGGTCGTCGTGCTGCCGGGCGACGCCGCGCAGGCCCTGAGCCGGCCGTGGGTGTACACGGCCTTCGGCCGGGCGGAGCGCCATCTGTCGGTGGTGCACGGCGTGGACCAGGCGCTGCCGCGCGCCGTGGCGGAGCAGGCCGGCGCCGAGCGCACCACCAGGCTGCGGACGCTGCTGGAGGGCCTGCTCGCCGAACCGGCACCGCAGCCACCGGCACCGGGCGGGGCAGAGTGA